The following coding sequences are from one Exiguobacterium sibiricum 7-3 window:
- the rpmJ gene encoding 50S ribosomal protein L36: MKVRPSVKPICEKCKVIRRKGKVMVICENPKHKQKQG; the protein is encoded by the coding sequence ATGAAAGTAAGACCTTCGGTTAAACCGATCTGTGAAAAATGTAAAGTTATCCGCCGTAAAGGCAAAGTAATGGTTATTTGCGAAAACCCTAAGCATAAACAAAAACAAGGGTAA
- the rpsM gene encoding 30S ribosomal protein S13, whose amino-acid sequence MARIAGVDIPREKRIVISLTYIYGVGKTTAQKVLKEAGISEDTRTRELTEEQLNQLRDGLDKVKVEGDLRREISLNIKRLIEIGCYRGVRHRRGLPVRGQNTKNNSRTRKGPRRTVANKKK is encoded by the coding sequence ATGGCACGTATTGCTGGTGTAGATATTCCACGTGAGAAACGCATCGTTATCTCACTCACTTACATCTATGGTGTTGGTAAAACGACTGCTCAGAAAGTCTTGAAAGAAGCTGGTATCTCTGAAGATACTCGTACTCGTGAATTGACTGAAGAACAACTCAACCAACTCCGTGATGGATTAGATAAAGTAAAAGTTGAGGGTGACCTTCGTCGTGAAATCTCACTCAACATCAAACGTTTGATCGAAATCGGTTGCTACCGTGGTGTTCGTCACCGTCGTGGTCTTCCAGTTCGTGGTCAAAACACTAAAAACAACTCGCGTACTCGTAAAGGCCCACGCCGTACAGTAGCGAACAAGAAGAAGTAA
- the rpsK gene encoding 30S ribosomal protein S11: protein MAKRKQNVRSKRKVKKNIESGIVHIRSTFNNTIVTITDMQGNAISWATAGNMGFKGSRKSTPFAAQLASETAAKTAMDNGMRTVEVNVKGPGAGREAAIRALQAIGLEVTAIRDVTPVPHNGCRPPKRRRV from the coding sequence ATGGCAAAACGTAAACAGAATGTTCGTAGTAAACGTAAAGTCAAAAAGAATATTGAATCTGGTATCGTGCATATCCGTTCAACATTCAACAACACAATCGTTACGATCACTGACATGCAAGGGAATGCAATCTCTTGGGCAACTGCAGGTAACATGGGCTTCAAAGGCTCACGTAAATCAACTCCATTTGCTGCGCAACTCGCTTCTGAAACTGCTGCGAAAACAGCAATGGATAACGGTATGCGTACTGTAGAAGTTAACGTTAAAGGTCCTGGTGCAGGTCGTGAAGCTGCAATCCGTGCGCTCCAAGCAATCGGTCTTGAAGTAACAGCGATCCGTGACGTAACTCCAGTTCCACACAACGGTTGCCGCCCTCCAAAACGTCGTCGCGTGTAA
- a CDS encoding DNA-directed RNA polymerase subunit alpha: MIEIEKPKIETVELSDNATFGKFVVEPLERGFGTTLGNSLRRILLSSLPGAAVTAVQIDGVLHEFSTIDGVVEDVTQIILNLKKLALKVYSEEEKTLEIDIQGAGVVTAANITHDSDVEILNPELHIATLAEGASLHMRLTARRGRGYVQAEDNKRDDMPIGVIPIDSIYTPIQRVNYQVEKTRVGQDASFDKLTLDVWTDGSIRPEEAVSLGAKIMTEHLNIFVGLTDEALHAEIMVEKEEDQKEKVLEMTIEELDLSVRSYNCLKRAGINTVQELANKSEDEMMKVRNLGRKSLEEVQAKLDELGLGLRKED, from the coding sequence ATGATCGAAATCGAAAAGCCGAAGATTGAAACGGTCGAATTAAGCGATAACGCTACGTTTGGTAAATTCGTGGTAGAACCGCTTGAACGTGGATTCGGTACAACGCTTGGCAACTCATTGCGTCGTATCCTATTATCTTCACTTCCGGGTGCTGCAGTTACTGCAGTCCAAATCGATGGCGTTCTTCATGAGTTCTCGACGATTGATGGCGTTGTAGAAGACGTTACCCAAATCATCTTGAACCTTAAGAAACTCGCCCTCAAAGTTTACTCGGAAGAAGAGAAAACACTTGAGATCGATATTCAAGGCGCCGGCGTTGTTACTGCTGCGAACATTACGCATGACAGCGACGTCGAAATCCTCAACCCAGAACTCCACATCGCAACACTTGCAGAAGGTGCATCACTTCATATGCGTCTGACAGCTCGTCGTGGCCGTGGTTACGTTCAGGCTGAAGATAACAAACGGGACGATATGCCAATCGGCGTCATTCCAATTGATTCGATTTACACGCCAATTCAACGTGTAAACTATCAAGTTGAAAAAACACGTGTTGGTCAAGATGCGAGCTTCGATAAGTTGACGCTTGATGTTTGGACGGACGGTTCAATCCGCCCGGAAGAAGCAGTGTCACTCGGTGCAAAAATCATGACAGAACACTTAAACATCTTTGTTGGTCTTACAGACGAAGCGCTCCATGCCGAAATCATGGTCGAAAAGGAAGAAGATCAGAAAGAAAAAGTACTTGAAATGACGATCGAAGAACTCGATCTTTCAGTTCGTTCGTACAACTGTTTGAAACGTGCCGGCATCAATACGGTTCAAGAACTCGCGAACAAGAGCGAAGACGAGATGATGAAAGTTCGTAACCTCGGACGTAAATCACTCGAAGAAGTTCAAGCGAAGCTCGATGAACTCGGACTGGGCCTACGTAAAGAAGACTAA
- the rplQ gene encoding 50S ribosomal protein L17 — MAYSKLGRTSSQRKALLRDLATDLIINERIQTTEQKAKELRPVVEKLITLGKRGDLHARRQVASFVRREAAGQNEAGKTQDAIQKLFADVAPRFAERQGGYTRIMKMGPRRGDGAEMVIIELV; from the coding sequence ATGGCATACTCGAAATTAGGCCGTACAAGCTCACAACGTAAGGCACTTTTGCGTGACCTTGCGACTGATCTCATCATCAATGAGCGTATCCAAACTACAGAACAAAAAGCGAAGGAACTTCGTCCAGTCGTTGAGAAACTCATCACTTTAGGTAAACGCGGTGATCTCCACGCTCGTCGTCAAGTTGCATCGTTCGTTCGTCGCGAAGCTGCTGGTCAAAACGAAGCTGGTAAAACACAAGATGCAATCCAAAAATTGTTTGCTGATGTTGCTCCACGTTTTGCTGAGCGTCAAGGTGGTTACACACGTATCATGAAAATGGGACCACGTCGTGGTGACGGCGCAGAAATGGTCATCATCGAACTCGTTTAA
- a CDS encoding energy-coupling factor ABC transporter ATP-binding protein has protein sequence MTKLIELEQVTYRYPEQEQPALRNVSLSIHSQEWVAIVGHNGSGKSTLTKLFNGLLLPEEGTVTVNETFSSAVPEQLWEMRRAIGIVFQNPDNQFVGTTVRDDVAFALENWGVPREEMVRRIDDSLARVGLTDFVDREPHQLSGGQKQRVAIASALAMRPDVLVLDEATSMLDPIARTEVMSTVQELYEQHPMAVVAITHELDEVLRASRVIVMDAGQIVLEGTPQEVFAQSAFLEQIGLDVPFVVRVQEQLSARGLTYEDTILDERDLVNRLCQS, from the coding sequence ATGACAAAGCTGATTGAGTTGGAACAGGTGACGTACCGTTACCCGGAACAAGAACAACCAGCCTTACGGAATGTCTCTCTTTCGATTCATTCGCAGGAATGGGTCGCGATCGTTGGACACAACGGCTCTGGAAAATCAACGCTGACGAAGTTGTTTAACGGATTGTTGCTTCCTGAAGAAGGAACGGTTACTGTCAACGAGACATTCTCGAGTGCAGTGCCGGAGCAACTGTGGGAGATGCGCCGTGCAATCGGTATCGTCTTTCAAAATCCGGATAATCAATTCGTTGGCACGACCGTGCGCGACGACGTGGCATTTGCCCTGGAAAACTGGGGTGTGCCACGCGAGGAAATGGTTCGTCGTATCGACGACAGTCTAGCGCGCGTTGGCCTTACGGATTTTGTTGATCGGGAACCTCATCAACTATCCGGCGGACAGAAGCAGCGTGTCGCAATCGCCTCGGCGCTTGCGATGCGCCCTGATGTTCTCGTGCTCGATGAAGCGACATCGATGCTTGATCCGATTGCACGAACTGAGGTTATGTCGACCGTCCAGGAATTATATGAGCAACACCCGATGGCCGTCGTTGCCATTACACATGAACTCGATGAAGTCTTACGGGCCAGTCGTGTCATTGTCATGGATGCGGGGCAAATCGTTTTAGAAGGTACACCGCAAGAGGTGTTTGCACAATCCGCGTTTCTTGAGCAGATTGGACTAGATGTTCCATTCGTCGTCCGGGTGCAGGAGCAACTTTCGGCACGTGGTCTTACTTATGAGGACACGATACTAGATGAAAGAGACTTGGTGAACCGCTTATGCCAATCTTAA
- a CDS encoding energy-coupling factor transporter ATPase, translating into MPILIQELNYTYQLNSPFERVALRDVNLEIPSGALVAFVGHTGSGKSTLVQHINGLLKPTAGKVQVDDIIIEPKRKQDLKALRKRVGLVFQYPEYQLFEETVLKDVMFGPMNFGHTPAEAERLAKDALRTVGLDEVFWSRSPFDLSGGQMRRVAIAGVLASQPDVLIVDEPTAGLDPQGRKQMLSLFAELHAQSGMTLLLITHDMDQVLEYTNRVVVMEEGQVAYDGEPMGLFRQETLLRQFHLDLPHVLAFAWRMADQLKQPRPSLQTEAELIEWILHVRGDGR; encoded by the coding sequence ATGCCAATCTTAATCCAGGAATTGAATTATACGTACCAACTCAATAGTCCGTTTGAACGAGTCGCGCTGCGTGATGTGAATCTTGAGATTCCGTCAGGGGCGCTTGTTGCGTTTGTGGGGCATACCGGTTCCGGAAAATCCACGCTCGTCCAACATATTAACGGCTTGTTGAAACCAACTGCCGGTAAGGTACAGGTTGATGACATCATCATCGAACCAAAACGAAAACAAGATTTAAAGGCGCTCCGTAAACGGGTGGGTCTTGTCTTTCAGTATCCGGAATATCAATTGTTCGAAGAAACCGTCTTGAAAGATGTCATGTTTGGTCCAATGAACTTTGGTCATACACCGGCAGAGGCAGAACGGTTAGCGAAAGATGCCTTACGTACCGTGGGACTCGATGAAGTCTTCTGGTCACGTTCTCCGTTTGACCTGTCTGGTGGGCAAATGAGGCGTGTTGCGATTGCGGGCGTACTCGCTAGTCAACCAGACGTGTTGATCGTCGATGAACCAACAGCAGGACTTGATCCACAAGGACGAAAGCAGATGCTGTCTCTTTTCGCTGAGCTGCATGCGCAATCAGGAATGACCTTGCTGTTGATTACACACGATATGGATCAAGTCCTTGAGTATACGAACCGGGTCGTCGTCATGGAAGAGGGACAAGTCGCGTATGACGGAGAACCAATGGGTCTATTCCGTCAAGAAACGTTACTGCGTCAATTCCATCTCGATTTACCCCACGTTTTGGCGTTTGCTTGGAGGATGGCCGATCAATTGAAACAGCCACGCCCGTCGCTTCAGACGGAAGCGGAATTGATTGAATGGATTTTGCATGTACGGGGGGACGGACGATGA